In Turicibacter sanguinis, a genomic segment contains:
- a CDS encoding LTA synthase family protein: MKKFGWIKSYVIVFAYIVTLVSVDLLLHYLAGLNVLVKRSILFSTAYACGFAAIGLLFKGMGRQIYYGLTAILFAILGLGQVIYHYFYKAFFSVSQATNLGELGTVKGEIFRVLEWKYTLFFIPVVLFILILVLLKRQMKRQKFDYMAVVVCFVIAFGLNWVTKITFETTDSVSDKFKDDNYLYESLFDKERAMERFGLFAYTKQDVSITTQRFISKKFKIAADYEQIDAYFEEMNHEHVENEMTGLFEGKNVVFVLAESLSNLAIDENMTPTLYKMIQEGLYFDNYYSPTYKASTSDSEFVVNTSLVPSMSYGTTSYDFANNTFPNTLANRFKEAGYTAQSFHSNTGDFYNRFNYHRALGYETFYDQKALGLAFLDEWEYMVNWPSDTDLMKASADIFLQQEKFFSYILTTNGHTPYTTQRTELAANYDYVRPFVKEGADEEIVYYYAAQNAFDESMAYLINRLEEAGELEDTVIIIFGDHYPYPIHHDKIWAYDDTNAWNWQELHKVPLIMWTPGMEPQTVSKLMSSFDVAPTVANLFNLNYDYYHAFGVDAFSDDESLVVFSNYGWITEHARNNIWSGYTESYDEIGTEAYINSMNNKVLEMFEIGQEILKDDYFAQ; encoded by the coding sequence ATGAAGAAATTTGGATGGATTAAATCTTATGTGATAGTATTCGCTTATATTGTGACATTAGTCAGTGTAGATCTTTTATTGCATTATTTAGCGGGATTGAATGTTTTAGTTAAACGTTCTATTTTATTTTCAACAGCGTATGCATGTGGCTTTGCCGCTATCGGATTGTTATTTAAAGGAATGGGACGCCAAATTTATTATGGATTGACAGCAATCTTATTTGCCATTCTTGGACTTGGACAAGTCATTTATCATTATTTTTATAAAGCCTTTTTTTCAGTTTCCCAAGCCACTAATTTAGGAGAACTTGGAACGGTTAAGGGAGAGATTTTCCGTGTTTTAGAATGGAAATATACTTTGTTCTTTATTCCGGTTGTGTTGTTTATTTTGATTTTAGTTTTATTAAAACGTCAAATGAAGCGTCAAAAGTTTGATTATATGGCGGTTGTGGTTTGCTTTGTCATAGCATTTGGATTAAACTGGGTGACCAAAATAACATTTGAGACAACCGATTCAGTATCAGATAAATTTAAAGACGATAACTATTTGTATGAATCTTTATTTGATAAAGAACGTGCAATGGAACGATTTGGTCTATTTGCTTATACGAAGCAAGATGTGAGCATTACCACGCAACGATTTATTTCGAAAAAGTTTAAGATTGCGGCAGATTATGAACAAATCGATGCCTATTTTGAAGAAATGAACCATGAACATGTTGAAAATGAGATGACAGGATTATTTGAAGGTAAAAATGTAGTATTTGTTTTGGCTGAAAGTTTGTCGAATTTAGCGATTGATGAAAATATGACGCCGACGTTATATAAAATGATTCAAGAGGGACTGTATTTTGATAATTACTATTCTCCAACGTATAAAGCCTCAACAAGTGATTCCGAGTTCGTGGTGAACACGTCATTAGTTCCATCGATGTCTTATGGAACAACCTCGTATGATTTTGCGAATAATACCTTCCCAAATACGCTAGCGAATCGGTTTAAAGAGGCGGGATATACAGCACAATCATTCCACTCCAATACAGGAGATTTCTATAATCGCTTTAATTATCATCGCGCTCTTGGGTATGAAACATTTTATGATCAAAAAGCACTTGGGCTAGCGTTTTTAGACGAGTGGGAGTACATGGTCAATTGGCCAAGTGATACAGATTTAATGAAAGCTTCTGCTGATATTTTCTTGCAACAAGAGAAATTCTTTAGTTACATATTAACAACGAATGGTCATACGCCTTATACGACTCAACGAACAGAGCTTGCAGCTAATTATGACTATGTGCGTCCGTTTGTCAAAGAAGGCGCAGATGAAGAAATTGTTTATTATTATGCGGCACAAAATGCATTTGATGAATCGATGGCGTATTTAATTAATCGATTAGAAGAGGCAGGAGAATTAGAGGATACTGTGATTATCATCTTTGGTGATCATTATCCTTACCCAATCCATCATGATAAAATTTGGGCATATGATGATACGAATGCGTGGAATTGGCAGGAACTTCATAAAGTCCCACTTATTATGTGGACGCCAGGCATGGAACCTCAGACAGTCAGCAAGCTTATGAGTTCATTTGATGTTGCACCAACCGTGGCTAATTTATTTAATTTAAATTATGATTACTATCATGCCTTTGGTGTTGATGCATTCTCTGATGATGAGTCATTAGTTGTCTTCTCAAACTATGGATGGATCACAGAACATGCAAGAAATAATATTTGGTCTGGCTATACGGAGTCTTACGATGAAATTGGAACAGAGGCTTATATTAATTCGATGAATAATAAAGTTCTTGAAATGTTTGAAATTGGACAAGAAATCTTAAAAGATGATTATTTCGCACAGTAA